From Labeo rohita strain BAU-BD-2019 chromosome 18, IGBB_LRoh.1.0, whole genome shotgun sequence, the proteins below share one genomic window:
- the LOC127181137 gene encoding extracellular calcium-sensing receptor-like — protein MWITLKICLYLSFNCISASVLSSGICQLQGRFKLNGMFQDGDLIIGGLFEVHFLTVFPELSFRKEPEPPYCEQFDMASFQQAQTMVFAIDEINKNPNLLPNITLGYYLYDNCVKLGVAFRAATALVSGTEESFSNLNCAGPPPVIAVVGDPGSTHSIAISSVLGLFRVPMVSYFATCSCLSDRKKYPSFFRTIPSDAFQVRAMVQILRHFGWTWVGLLYSDDDYGIHASQSFHQDVQLFGGCVDFSEMLPRDNNRRDIQNILAVIQASTARVVVVFSTEAYLLPLMDEVALQNVTGKQWIASEAWATSPVFHTQRLLPFLGGTLGIAIRRGEIQGLREFLYYLRPDNNPKNNMIRIFWENMFGCNFETGSRKTEAEWKRKACTGQEDLSSTDTPYTDVSELRASYNAYKAVYALAHALHDLMQCEKGRGPFSGNSCADIINLQPWQVVHYLQKVNFTTSFGDHVSFDKNGDALAIYDVMNWQPNSDGAIRVSTVGVVNEGATEGRVLTLDEDAIFWNFENKKPPRSVCSESCPPGTRRARKKGLPICCFDCLPCGDGEISNITDAIECTPCQDEFWSNQNKNQCVPKEVEFLSYEEPLGISLTTASLLGTCICALVMVIFSHHRNTPVVRANNSELSFLLLLSLKLCFLCVLLFIGRPQLWTCQLRHAAFGISFVLCVSSILVKTMVVIAIFKSSRPEGKNAMKWFGAAQQRGTVMTLTALQIVICTVWLTTASPTPYKNSQYITSKIVYECAIGSMAGFSMLLGYIGLLAAASFLLAFLARNLPDNFNEAKFITFSMLIFCAVWIAFVPAYVSSPGKYAVAVEIFAILASSFGLLVAIFAPKCYIILLHPERNTKKAIMGRATQKKLPDMTFSN, from the exons ATGTGGATCACTCTTAAAATCTGCCTATATCTGTCCTTTAACTGTATCTCAGCTTCAGTCCTCAGTTCAGGCATCTGTCAGCTCCAGGGACGCTTCAAGTTGAACGGGATGTTCCAGGATGGAGATCTTATAATTGGAGGCCTGTTTGAAGTTCATTTCCTCACAGTGTTTCCAGAGCTGAGCTTCAGAAAAGAGCCGGAACCACCATACTGTGAGCA GTTTGATATGGCAAGTTTCCAGCAGGCACAGACTATGGTCTTTGCAATAGATGAGATCAATAAGAATCCAAACCTGCTTCCTAACATCACTCTTGGTTACTATCTTTATGACAACTGTGTAAAGTTGGGAGTAGCATTCAGAGCTGCCACAGCTCTAGTTAGTGGGACAGAGGAGTCCTTTTCCAACTTAAACTGTGCTGGCCCTCCACCAGTGATTGCTGTAGTGGGGGATCCTGGATCTACTCACTCAATTGCAATCTCCAGTGTACTGGGGCTGTTTAGAGTGCCTATG GTTAGCTACTTTGCAACCTGCTCCTGTTTGAGTGACAGAAAAAAGTACCCCTCTTTCTTCAGAACAATCCCCAGTGATGCCTTCCAGGTGCGGGCTATGGTTCAGATCTTGAGGCATTTTGGATGGACCTGGGTTGGTCTCCTCTACAGTGATGATGACTATGGCATCCATGCCTCTCAGTCCTTCCACCAAGATGTGCAGCTATTTGGAGGGTGTGTTGACTTTTCTGAAATGCTACCTCGTGATAATAACCGTAGAGATATTCAGAATATATTGGCAGTTATTCAGGCCTCTACAGCCAGAGTGGTGGTGGTGTTCTCCACGGAAGCCTACTTGTTACCATTGATGGATGAGGTAGCATTGCAAAATGTAACAGGCAAACAGTGGATTGCAAGTGAAGCTTGGGCCACCTCACCAGTGTTTCACACTCAGCGTCTCCTGCCCTTTCTGGGGGGCACACTGGGCATTGCTATCAGGCGTGGAGAGATCCAGGGACTGCGTGAATTCTTGTATTACCTTCGTCCCGACAACAATCCAAAAAACAATATGATAAGAATCTTCTGGGAGAACATGTTTGGGTGCAATTTTGAGACTGGAAGCAGAAAGACAGAGGCAGAGTGGAAAAGAAAGGCGTGTACTGGGCAAGAAGATCTGAGCAGCACAGACACACCATACACTGATGTATCAGAGCTGAGGGCCTCTTATAATGCGTATAAAGCAGTTTATGCCCTGGCACATGCGCTTCATGACCTGATGCAGTGTGAGAAGGGGAGAGGACCATTCAGTGGGAACAGCTGTGCTGACATAATTAACCTGCAGCCCTGGCAg GTAGTCCATTACCTACAGAAAGTGAACTTCACCACAAGTTTTGGGGACCATGTCTCATTTGATAAGAATGGAGATGCTTTGGCCATCTATGATGTGATGAACTGGCAGCCAAATTCAGATGGTGCAATAAGGGTCAGCACAGTTGGTGTGGTGAATGAAGGGGCTACAGAAGGAAGGGTGCTTACACTGGATGAGGATGCAATATTCTGGaactttgaaaacaaaaaa CCACCACGTTCTGTGTGCAGTGAGAGCTGCCCCCCAGGCACCAGAAGAGCCAGGAAAAAAGGCCTTCCAATCTGCTGTTTTGACTGCTTGCCATGTGGAGATGGAGAGATTTCTAATATAACAG ATGCTATTGAGTGCACACCATGTCAAGATGAGTTCTGGtccaatcaaaataaaaatcagtgtgTCCCTAAGGAAGTAGAGTTTTTATCCTACGAGGAACCACTGGGCATCTCTCTGACCACTGCCTCCCTGCTTGGCACCTGCATCTGTGCTCTTGTGATGGTCATCTTCTCTCATCATCGTAACACTCCTGTAGTACGTGCCAACAATTCAGAGCTCAGCTTCCTGCTGCTGTTGTCACtcaaactgtgtttcctgtgtgtgCTACTGTTTATTGGCCGGCCGCAGTTGTGGACGTGTCAGTTAAGACATGCTGCATTTGGCATAAGCTTTGTACTGTGCGTCTCCAGCATCCTGGTCAAGACTATGGTGGTAATAGCCATATTTAAGTCATCCCGACCTGAAGGtaaaaatgcaatgaaatggTTTGGAGCAGCTCAACAAAGAGGGACAGTCATGACCCTAACTGCGCTCCAGATTGTGATTTGCACAGTCTGGTTAACTACTGCATCCCCAACACCCTATAAAAACAGTCAGTATATCACCTCTAAAATAGTCTATGAATGTGCTATTGGTTCAATGGCTGGTTTTTCTATGCTGTTGGGATACATTGGCCTCCTGGCAGCAGCAAGCTTCCTCTTAGCCTTTCTGGCAAGAAACCTTCCAGATAATTTTAATGAAGCCAAATTCATTACTTTCAGTATGTTGATCTTCTGTGCTGTGTGGATTGCCTTTGTTCCAGCATATGTAAGCTCACCAGGGAAATATGCAGTGGCTGTGGAAATTTTTGCCATACTGGCTTCCAGTTTTGGATTACTTGTGGCCATATTTGCCCCAAAGTGCTATATCATCCTTTTACATCCAGAAAGAAACACTAAAAAAGCCATCATGGGAAGAGCCACTCAAAAGAAATTGCCTGACATGACATtttcaaattga